The Vitis vinifera cultivar Pinot Noir 40024 chromosome 18, ASM3070453v1 region TATATAATCAGCGGTCACACGGACTCCCCGCAATCAATTCAGTTTTAAAGAAAAGATGAGGTGTGAATCGTTTGATAAGGTGGTTCATCGTCTCCACTTGATCCTCCTGACATGGATTTTGTTGACTATTCAAGCTAGATCAATGTCAGGAGAGAGGTCTACGTATATCATCCACATGGACAAGTCTGTGATGCCCAAGGTTTTCGCAACCCATCACCACTGGTACTCCTCCATCCTTCATGCTATAAAGACTGACACTCCCACAACATCCGCCGGCCTTCAGTCCACTGCCCGGCTTATCTATACTTATGATCACGCTCTCCATGGCTTCAGCGCTCTTCTATCTTCACAAGAGTTGGAGAGTTTACGTGAATCCCCAGGGTTCGTTTCAGCTTACCGTGACAGGGCAGTCACACTTGACACCACCCACACTTTTGAATTTCTCAAACTCAACCCTGTCACTGGTCTATGGCCTGCATCGGACTATGGCGAAGACGTCATCGTTGGCGTTATTGACAGCGGTGTCTGGCCGGAGAGCCCCAGCTTCAAAGATGACGGTATGACCCAAATTCCTGCAAGGTGGAAGGGTACATGTGAGGAAGGTGAAGACTTCAATTCTTCCATGTGTAACCGAAAGCTCATTGGAGCTAGATCATTCATTAAGGGTCTGATAGCGGCAAATCCTGGCATTCACGTAACAATGAACTCGCCTAGGGACTCATTTGGGCATGGGACTCATACTTCGTCCACCGTTGCTGGGAATTATGTGGAAGGTGCATCCTACTTTGGTTATGCCACGGGAACTGCAAGAGGGGTTGCGCCCAGAGCCAGGGTGGCCATGTATAAGGTCGCCGGCGAAGAAGGGCTCACTTCTGATGTAATCGCTGGTATTGATCAAGCCATCGCTGATGGCGTTGATGTGATTTCTATTTCCATGGGATTTGATTATGTGCCATTGTATGAAGATCCAATAGCTATAGCTTCATTTGCTGCTATGGAGAAGGGCGTATTAGTTTCATGTTCTGCAGGGAATGCTGGCCCACTTCCTCTTGGGACATTACATAATGGAATACCATGGATCTTGACAGTCGCAGCCGGTACTATAGACCGTTCATTCACTGGAACTTTGACTCTTGGAAATGGGTTAACCATTACTGGATGGACCATGTTTCCTGCAAGTGCTGTTGTTCAAAACCTTCCTCTTATTTACGACAAGACTTTATCTGCGTGCAATTCATCAGAGTTGTTATCTGGCGCACCTTATGGCATCATCATATGCCACAACACCGGATATATCTATGGTCAATTGGGTGCGATCTCTGAGTCAGAAGTTGAAGCTGCTATATTTATTTCCGATGATCCCAAATTATTCGAGTTGGGCGGTCTAGACTGGCCTGGCGTGGTGATTAGCCCGAAAGATGCGCCGGCTCTGATTGATTATGCAAAAACTGGTAATAAACCAAGAGCCACCATGACATTCCAACAGACCATTGTGAATACAAAACCTGCACCTGCAGTTGCTTTTTACACGTCAAGAGGTCCTTCACCCAGCTGTCCTACCATCTTGAAGCCGGACGTAATGGCACCTGGGTCACTGGTTTTGGCTGCTTGGGTTCCAAATCGTGAGACAGCAAGAATTGGGACAGGTTTGTCCTTGTCCAGTGACTACACCATGGTCTCCGGCACATCCATGGCTTGTCCGCATGCGTCTGGTGTGGCTGCGCTCCTCAGAGGTGCACACCCGGAGTGGAGTGTAGCAGCTATCCGGTCAGCCATTGTGACCACAGCAAACCCATATGATAACACTTTTAATCATATTCGGGACAACGGTTTGAATTTCACAATTGCTTCTCCTCTGGCAATGGGAGCTGGCCAAATTGATCCAAACGGAGCACTTGACCCAGGTCTAGTATACGATGCAACCCCACAAGACTACGTCAACCTCCTCTGCTCCATGAACTTCACCAAAAAGCAAATCTTAACCATTACTAGATCAAACACTTACACTTGCCCCAAAACATCTCCAGACTTGAATTACCCATCATTCATTGCTCTGTACAGCCAAAATGACAACAAATCAACAACAGTGGTTCAGAAATTTCAAAGAACTGTAACGAATGTAGGAGATGGCACAGCAACTTATCACGCTACAGTGATAGCTCCTAGAGGCTCCAAGGTCACAGTCTCACCGACGACTCTAGTCTTTGAGAAGAAGTATGAGAAGCAGAGTTACACTATGAGTATAAAGTATAAGAGCGACAAGGACGGGAAGATTTCCTTTGGTTGGTTGACATGGATCGAAGACGATGGAGAACACACAGTGAGGAGCCCGATAGTGGTTTCACCGCTGGTGGTGAACCACCGGTAAACATGCTATTCATCTGGACAAAATGTCCGAACCTGCAGCGATTAATGCAATTGTACCGTGTATTCCTGAGTTTGGAATAGttgaataaatagaataaatgaAACGAGGGGAATCTTTATGACTCTATGCCCACTCAACTTCTTGCATTTCTCACAATCTggttataataaaaatttattataccCAATTTACCAAATCAAAATAATACTACTAGGAGAAGCCTTGTGGAGTTTCGGACCAAATTTTTAGGCTCAAGGTCAACCGCTTTGCCGAGGTCATCTCACACGCAGTTTATGCCTTTCATTCATTTCCAAAGAGAATGACAATGGGAAGCAAAACATCATACGAATGATTGAAAAACTTGAAATCCTGCTGATTGGCCATACATTTGGGCCAATTGAGAAGCAAAtctatgcccacatcaaggttCTTATTTGTTACCTTATGTACTAGagatttcctttaaaaataagttatttgaaaaataaatgtaaaattcagaatttttttgttttgcccTCGGAAAAAGATgagtagatattttatttttataattttaatcataCACGGGATAGCggtttaaatttcaaaattgctTCTCCCCTGGCCAAGGGAGCCCGCCAAATTGATCAGAACCGACCACTTCATCCAGGCCTAATATACAATGCAACTCCACAAAACTACGTCAATCTCCTCTACTCCATGAATTTCACCAACAAGCAAATCTGAACCATTACTTGATCAAACACTTACGCTTGCTCCAATCCATCTCCAGACCTGAAGAACTCTATACAACAATACACCATGCAACGacatttgtttataaatttagcattaaaaattatttttatatatttaataaataaaaatactataaagTTTATGATGTTaaatatgaaagcaaaaatgaaCTAAATTAAGAATGAACTCTGTCCCTTGAATTAGATCTCTTTAATCTTCTAACTCTAAATTAAATTCCAGCCTTCACgtgatttaaaattaacaatTCTGAGGACTTAGTCCCAGGTTTCAAATCCCTGTTATTACGCCAGTAGGCTGAATCTCTTTTATGCCTTTGTTGATTGCCAATTAAGTACTTTAATAATTACGCAAATACACGATGACCAGTTCGTTTCATCATTCCCCTTTTGATCAAGAGGAATAGTGACTTCAGTGTTCTTGTACTCCATGAAAATGCTTGATTCagtttaatttggaaattcgaACTTTTTCCGTTCCCAATTCCACTACATTTtcggtttttttgtttttttttcttatactgTTACTagaagagggttgaatgtggcCCATTATTGAACAAATTATAGAGTTCAGGTTCCGGCCATTTCTTCTACCCTTCTTGTTAGGAAGTATcccaaatttttaattagtatagattcttttgttgtaaaaaatattttataaaatatttatagattgatatattattataagaTTAGACTTCCAcgtacaataaaaaaaattgttgaaaatatctctataaatattttagataatgACAAGAAAGAGTTATAAAATGGAGATAGGTCTATAAAAACTATACGAGGTAGATTGAGATATGATTAATCTATAAAGACTAAGAGGTAGATAGAGATATAaggaagaacaaaaaataaataaaaaggctCGTTGTAGGGTATGGATACGAAAAGTGGGGAAACATAAACTGTTTTTTAAActcaatagttgtatctggttatGTCATTTGTCTTCTATAATGTTCTTTATTGCATAGTGAAATGTTTCTCTCTCACTCGTGGATGTATGTATGATTGTTGGAACCACGATAAAACCTCGTATACCATTtatgttgattattttatttttgtagtctagattaaccatgtttgcatcaAAGTTTCCACCGACATAACACCTGTTCTTTTCAAGACTCTCCTTGTCTTGTTTCAGAGGGCTCAGAGTGCCCTCTGACTTGGGGACTTTTATAGTGAAAGCTTAAAATCTTCACAAATTAGACTCATAATCAATCACATTTTCTAAAACTTGAATATTATGGGATAATGGAGATTCCATTAATTGGATGATGATAGTTTTACAATCACTCACATGGCCCTTCTTATTTCTGTCCTCAGAAAAGAATGTATCTGGTGTTAAATTGTTTGTACGCTACCAGTGGGGCACATGGTGGGCTCAATGGCAagcattcaattttcttttgtcCTAAGGTACTTATAAGCCAAAGTGCTCCACGCCATGACCAAGATCATCGCTCTAGTGGCCATATCAGGTTTCTTTGTTAACGTACACGAAACGACGTGAGAGAAGATGAAAGCAAATGTACAAGTATTTGATTTGCATAAAGTTTGACGATGGCGATGAATATGTGCGTTTCTGATAATATAATGATATCAGTTTGATTTATTGTCATGTTATACCCGATAAACCAACCGTAAATGCACGATAATTGGGCTGCACATCGTAAGGCTGTACATGCATGTAGATTTCTATTAGAAAGCTTTCACTCTATAGCACCTATCCCGTTGGCTGTAATGCTACATATGCTGTCTCCATTCCCTAATTCAGCAATCTAGATTCCAAGATCTGGGCCTAAGGGTAAATGAAGGGTTCGGATGAAATCTCTAAAGTGGAGATTGTCAGTGGCATCAACTTCATTGCAGCTTGTGTGACAGCAAAGGTGGATGGATAAATGGGTAGAGTAAAATTTGTTTGGAGTCAACGGCCATGACAACATTGGCACAGAAAGGAAGGCCCCCCTCTATTAGCTGCCATACGAACAAACCGAGCAATGGACAAGTTGGAAAAATCAAATGGAATATCTTTGCCCCCATACCTCAATTCTCTTTATAAAGCCCACCAACTTAATGGTGCTGTTCTAAAATTATCCCTTTCCGTTGCTCTCCTATGGCTACCCATATTCCTTTGTATGTGTGGCTCCTCCTTATCCCTATCTCACACCTCGTTTCCACGTTGGCACAGTCGGACACTTACATTGTCCACATGGACCTATCAGCCATGCCTAAAGCTTTCTCCGGCCATCATAGCTGGTACATGGCTACCCTTGCGTCTGTGTCAGATAATACCGCTGCCACTGCTAACCCTTACTCCTCTTCCTACTCTTCTAAACTTATATACAGCTATACTAATGTAATCCATGGTTTTAGTGCAATCCTTTCCCCTTCGGAGCTTGAGGCCCTGAAAAGCTTCCCGGGCTATATTTCTTCATTTCCAGATCTTCCTGTTAAAGCTGATACAACTCATTCTGCTAAATTTCTTGGCCTGAATTCCAACTCCGGAGCGTGGCCCATGTCAAACTATGGCAAAGATGTCATAATCGGGTTGGTGGACACTGGAATTTGGCCAGAGAGTGAAAGCTTTAACGATGATGGAATGACCGAAATTCCATCTAGATGGAAAGGAGCATGCGAGAGCGGCACCCAGTTCAATTCTTCAATGTGCAACAAGAAGCTGATTGGAGCTCGGTTCTTCAACAAAGGTCTAATTGCCAAACATCCCAATGTGTCCATCTCAATGAATTCAACCCGTGACACCGATGGCCATGGGACCCATACGTCAACAACAGCAGCTGGAAATTATGTAGAGGGTGCGTCGTACTTCGGCTATGGCTCAGGAACTGCTAGCGGCATGGCTCCCCGAGCTCGTGTGGCCATGTACAAGGCCCTGTGGGACGTGGGTGCCGTCGCATCTGATATTATTGCTGCAATTGATCAGGCAATCATAGATGGGGTTGACGTCATGTCCTTGTCACTGGGCTTAGACGGGGTTCTGTTGTATGAAGATCCCATTGCCATAGCCACATTTGCAGCCTTGGAGAAGGATATCTTCGTAGCTACGTCAGCAGGAAACGAGGGGCCTTTTCTTGGAACCTTACACAACGGAATTCCTTGGGTTCTAACTGTTGCTGCCAGCACCATGGACCGCCAATTCAGCGGGATTGTGACCCTCGGGAATGGAGTTTCAGTCATCGGTTCCTCTCTCTATCCTGCAAATTCATCTTTCAGCCAAATCCCAATTGTTTTCATGGGTTCATGCGAGGATTTGACGGAATTGAAGAAAGTTGGCTTTAAGATTGTTGTGTGCCAGGACCAGAATGACTCCTTAAGCATCCAAGTTGATAATGCCAACACTGCGAGAGTGGCGGGAGGAGTCTTCATAACAGATTACCCCGACATAGAATTCTTCATGCAAAGCTCTTTTCCAGCCACTTTTGTCAACCCTGAAAACGGAAAAGTTGTTATGGACTACATAAAGACTAGCTCTGAGCCAAAAGCAAGTatagaattttcaaaaacaattcttgGTGCCAAACGCGCACCAAGAATGGCTACCTACAGCTCCAGAGGGCCGTCTCCAAGCTGCCCAGTGGTCTTGAAGCCCGACCTTACTGCCCCCGGCGCATTAATCTTGGCGTCATGGCCAAAAATTAACCCAGTGGCTGATGTGAATTCGCGGTTACTTTATAGTGAATTCAATCTATTGTCGGGGACATCTATGGCGTGCCCCCATGCAGCAGGAGTAGGGGCACTTCTGAAGGGTGCACACCCTGAATGGAGCCCCGCAGCCATCCGGTCAGCCATGATGACCACTTCTGATTCACTGGATAATACACTCAACCCCATCAAAGGCATTGGCGACGATAACCAACCAGCCAGTCCCCTAGCCATGGGATCTGGCCATATCAATCCCAACAAGGCTCTTGACCCAGGATTCATCTATGACGTGAATCTTGAAGACCATATAAATCTCCTCTGTGCATTGAATTACTCCACCAAGCAAATCCAAATTATCACAAGGTCATCTTCCTACACTTGCTCCGACCCCTCCTTGGATCTCAACTACCCGTCTTTCATTGCCTCCTTTGATGCAAATGATTCCAGATCAGATTCTAAAACCGTGCAAGAATTTAGAAGAACAGTGACTAACGTCGGGGAAGCAATGTCGACTTACAACGCTAAGCTGACAGGCATGGACGGATTTCAGGTGAGCGTGGTGCCTGACAAATTGGTTTTCAAAGACAAGTACCAGAAGCTAAGCTACAAGCTGAGGATAGAAGGCCCCAGTCTGATGAAAGAGACGGTAGCCTTCGGTTCACTGAGCTGGGTGGATGTTGAAGCTAAACATGTGGTCAGAAGCCCCATAGTGGCCACAAGGCTGAGCTTAGTAGCTCTGTGAGAAATCAAGTGCTACTTCTGAATTGTCTGCTTCAGCATGTGATCCTCTCCTTAAtttgttgaataaatttttatttccacTAAACTATAATATGGATTGGTGTTGGAGCTTCCAGTTCACTGGATAGGGTTTCTAGCGGTTGCTGTGAAATTCTTAAACTTTGCGTTACAGGGCGGCTGGGACCATCATAATTTGAGGACAAAGGTTCTGACATGCATGcatattgaaaatttcaaaagtaaaaaatgcaACACACagatcaaaataaataaaatatccaaGTATTTTTTTACCCAAAGGATAAAAATAATGCAATGtttcatattaatatatatataaattatacataaattttttaacataataaattattttgcaGGTATAAGCATATAtaacaaaatctcaaaattaataaataattaaatgcaataaattcttttcatattttaaattttgaaatattttccttGCATGAGGGCAGTCCCCTATATATATTCACACCAAGTTTACCacattaatattttgttttaactttttctcTGTTCAGTAGTGAAAGTtggtgtttaaaaataaataaatacaataatatttttagagtcttttccatgtttttttgaattttgatacatttttatcctattcatttttcttctaaatttttatatgatggtttccaaatttttcataaaatctaaCCAATAAATCTTTTTACATAGAAGCTTAAAACTAGTAGAGACTAACTTTAAAAAGCTAATGGCATTGAAAaataccttaaattttaaaattttagaagtgAATTTTTAAAGATCGatataagataaattcatatttatttataaaaaattattattaatttttattttaaaacattaaaaaaaaattgtatgtaaatttaaatattttcaccaTTGCTACTCGCAGGAGCCTTGCTCCACTGCAAGTGTTTATAATACTTCAACAGCTTTATTATATTGAagaagattttgaaaaatatgctTCAAATTTCAACATGCTGACTAAAATCGTGGAAATGTAGTGCATTTTGCTGGTCTTTCCCTGCATGTCATGACTCATGACTCATCAGATATACACAAAAGCCCGATGCATCCTTGGTCAAACATAAACACCCATGTCATGAGTTTCCTCGTTCTATCCAGCCAACGCAatctaataaattaaaagctCGATTTAGTTTTCCCATTCTGGTGGCTGTTTCCATACTACACCCAAACGGAAAGATATTTCCAAGGGAAAATTGAAGATTCTTTCTCCTGCTTTTGTGCATTCAATTCTTTTGGTTCCTTCATTGAATGAATAATTTGTTCTCTAGCTCCATGCCAGATTGCATGCCGTGTAGGTAGTCCTAccttcacaaaattttaaaaaggaaaacttgTCTTGTAATATACAAAGCCGTAAGCCTGCAATCAGTATCTTTTACCGACTTcctttatttcttcaattcagTTGCTTTTTCAccccaaaaaaatatatgggaaATTATCCCCCACCTTGGCTGGCACTTTTACAGTTCAAATTCCCATGGAGCTCTGAAAGAAAATGCATTAATTAAAGGATCACAAGCTTCGCATCCCTGAAAGAGCAGGGGACAAGGGAGTTTGATATAGAGAATCTCAAGGTTTTGCGTGGTGGCTCTCTGCTTTGAGTCGGTGGGTGATTGTGGCGTGTAGGACTGTCATGCAGTCTGGCAAATTTCTCAACGTTTTCGggtccatcattttttttttttggaggggtgttacatataaataatcattttgtttggttttctaTTGCCCATCCCGCACTTTCACAAGAAGCACAGAGCTACAGCTTTCATATGTGTCGGTTGAGAAGATGAGACGTaccctttttcctctttttcgtCTTCCTTTATTTTCGTTTGAATCGGTCAATTGGATGATGCAGCTACTGTTTCCCTTCACGTAACGGCTCCACCGAATGGAAGGTGCTTTTCAcgattaaattaaaacttctCAAAACTGTTCTTCATTTGATTTGAGTGAATCCAAATCTTAtcaaaaacgtttttaatatttttaatatttaaaaaattttatcattcgaatatttaaaatattaaaaacatgttttagaATCACTTTAAAACTGGCtcttaaattcttataaaaattaataatttaatataatattaattacatttctcatatttaaatcttttttttaatttatatatttcttttttaatcaattaaacaTGAATCAAAGTTCCGTCTATCTCTATATGTACCCTCAATTAATAATGAACTCATAAcccaaacttttttttataaatataaaaaagatgcGTTTGAGAGATATGAAATGGGAGAGAAGGGATATCATAATCGGGGTTTTGAGTAAGACAaccttcttttctatttttttttatttttttttcaaattttaaaaataaaaaaatgagagatgttaaatttttttattattctgaCATAGAGCTAGTTTTTTGTAAAACATCTCCTATGATGTCGTTTATGGTAATAAAGTTTAACCATCAAGTTTtagaaacttttaaaaaaaattggtaattcAACCAATTAAACTCATAAAAGAACTTTCCTTACTTAATTCTATGTGTAACCACCACGAggatttgttattattttgctTAGTAGCTAAATATTCACCCCACATAATAACCTTCCACTCCACTTCACCATCtaaaaaagttaaaagcaaACCAATCCCTATTTGAGAAGCGCACTAATTATCACTTTAACAATCAGGTCATTCATTCAAAATGTAATCTATGAATAGCCGGAACGGCATGTTCAGAATTAGATTTTGCCATATTGAAATTTATTACTAATTATTTCAAGATCATTATGAATTGAAAGGTTATTTTTCATTACTaaagatcaaatatattttcaagtttaaaaacaaatagTTTTTTGTGTAGAAAACttctttgaaaaatagtttccaAACCTACTCTTAATCTTTCTCtgctttattgttatttatattttgatttttgacaATCAACTAGGGTAGGGATAGCCAACCATTTCCCAGGCCTTAGTCATGGCCAGGGAAAGTCCAGGCCCAATTGCGAAGCCAATTCCACGAGATTCAACAGTCGACCCAACTTTTCTAAAACGGGCAGAAGCTTTGATCAATTTGGTGGGCGGGTGGGCCTGTAAATGAAGTAGTGAAAGAATGAGCACCAACACACCATACCAAACCCTGCGCTTGAGTAAAAGCTCACAGAGGCGTTGGGTATCCGAACCTAACCTAATTCATTAAACCACTAAAACGAGGCCCATGGACAATCTTAGGCCCAAAGAGATATTTTCGTAATGGGCCTGCAGTGCCAATCCATCACAGCGCGCTATACAGCATCCATTCCAATCTGGAGTGGCAGCATATTATTAACATGTTCTTCTAGTGATGGGCAACTGGACTAGGACGACGaggataaaatatattaaaaataactacTTTAGAAGGTCCCTAAGAAACGAGGGATTTCTACGCCGCCTGTAAACAAAATTTTggatttggaaattaaattttatgtcaaaaatatatatatatatatatttttatgaacaTCTAACTCCTAGAAGAGTGCAGAAAAATATTAaccatatttttagaaaattcctTTTTATCTAAATAATTTGGGATGACATTAATTTCAATTGTCCCATTTTTCTATCACATGAAGGCCAAgttttatacaaaaattataaatttaattgtaaaatattcAACGGCTCCAAAAAAATGTCATTATCAtgtaaaatatatgaatttatagaaataaaacaTTGTTTAGTAAGAATCACCCCAATCTCTTTCTTGTTATGGAAAAAGGTTAATTTTAACCTTCAAAATCTTCGAAAttgattgttttatttgaaataaaagacaTCACATATAtttaatagttaaaaaataaatttgatggaTTTCTCCCatcaatgaaaaatttaaactaaattttGATGGTTCAAGAATAAGTAATCAACATATTTCATGATAACCGAATGGAGACtctaatgaaattataaaagtGGTTCCAAGTAAGTTTTgagataatatatttataattattataaactaTATGATTTTAAGAGGTGACATgcttaattattaaaaacaatagaTTTCTTAATTTGAAAGAGAATTCAAAATAGTACTAGGCTATTTAATgaagaatatttgaaaattaagcCTGGGAGTTAAATATTTGCAAACATAAGGaagcaaataaaattataaattatttaattaaaaagggCACTGTGGAAGTAGAATCTCTCTGAATCATCTTTTAATGGAATGTGTGGGTATCCTGCCTCACAATTTCTCTgtaaaaaaagagaaatcatTTGAACATGGGATGTAGCGCCCACCGATTGAACCCTCTCTCATCCACGAAGGCGAGTGGTTCCAGTCTTAGTGAAGTGCTCGAGCAATGCCATCATACAATGGATGTGTCAGAATTTTTACACAGTTGATTTCCGCCATTAAGCCCATTTGGGACTAGAGAGGGACTGTCTTGGGATTTCCAAgcaatatatatgtatatataggaGGGGCTATGGGCTATGGGCTATGGGCTATGGGCAATGACCagatttaattaatgaaaagcAAATGGGAAGAGCACTGGCATATTAATTTCCTAAAGCACAAGGAAAGAATGCACCCGCTAGAAAGATTTGATTGCGATATACAGCATCCTCGTTCCACATGGCCTCACATGCATGTTTTGTTGAGGCTGTGGATCCCACATTTCACACCCTATTCTTCCCCCATTTCAGTCTACGCCCGCCACTCTCCTCTAATAATAAGAATCTCAACCTCCAAAGGGACGCCAGCCCACCTCCactttctttgttttattttattattatataaaatataaaaattaaagttttatgaaatatacatttattttatattagagaaaataaaagttttataatatctcaaattctttaatagtttttaaaaattatcgtATTATTAAGGTCTCAAAAAAGTTTTCCTACTACgcatagaaattaaaatcattttctgtttctaaaaataaaaaaaaaacatctgaaattattaatttttcattattgttGGCCCAGAGAGAGAGGCAGAGCAACTTCATATGCGGTTCTGACTCCCAGTATGATTCACGAGACGGTAAAACTATGGTTTACGTTTACCAATTAAGGCCCAGCCCATTGTCTCCTCAGAAACGATTTGCGTGGAAGCTACAGAACTGCGTCGGTGCACGATTAATCGAAGAGTCCTGGTGCCAACTGTAAGGTGGCTGTCAGGTCTTCGCCTAAAACCAAACCTAATTCccatttcttttattcttttcaaaatattttattttgtatctcTCTTTTACTTCTTTAAAAAGATTGCACAACAGGTCTAGTTATTTGCCATACTTTATTGTAAAGCCCTTGCTTTCCACACCAAAGTAAGTAGGGGTTAGTCCGAATCAATCCTCTCCATAAGTCTAGTTTACTGTTTTAAGggatgatattttaaaatattttatataatctgTGTGTTACGATTAGCTGTAGCCCCCTGTCTGTAGCGCCAACATTGACACCTCCACATTTTTCTTATATGTATAGAATTTATGGGTTCCAGTCATTATTAACTACAATCAAGTTGACAAGCAACCCATGAGAAAAAGAAACTTCATTATCTAAAAGGCTCTCCGTAGTGTGGAGACTTTGGAGAGAAAGTGGGGAAGAACTAGAGTACACCTTTGATCTGTGAATCGGTGCGGGGGGAATTGAGGGTTGCAGGAACCACACAATGCACGCCAAGACGGATTCAGAGGTCACCAGTCTGGCCGCATCGTCGCCCACCAGATCTCCACGGCGGCCGGTCTACTATGTGCAGAGCCCATCACGAGACTCCCACGATGGAGAGAAGACCACGACATCCTTCCACTCCACTCCTGTGCTCAGCCCCATGGGCTCCCCTCCCCACTCCCACTCCTCCGTCGGCCGCCACTCCCGGGAGTCTTCCTCTAGCCGCTTCTCCGGCTCCTTGAAGCCCGGATCTCGCAAGATCTCCCCCAATGATGCCTCTCGGGGTGGCCATCGGAAAGGTGAAAAGCCCTGGAAGGAGT contains the following coding sequences:
- the LOC109121565 gene encoding uncharacterized protein LOC109121565 — its product is MRCESFDKVVHRLHLILLTWILLTIQARSMSGERSTYIIHMDKSVMPKVFATHHHWYSSILHAIKTDTPTTSAGLQSTARLIYTYDHALHGFSALLSSQELESLRESPGFVSAYRDRAVTLDTTHTFEFLKLNPVTGLWPASDYGEDVIVGVIDSGVWPESPSFKDDGMTQIPARWKGTCEEGEDFNSSMCNRKLIGARSFIKGLIAANPGIHVTMNSPRDSFGHGTHTSSTVAGNYVEGASYFGYATGTARGVAPRARVAMYKVAGEEGLTSDVIAGIDQAIADGVDVISISMGFDYVPLYEDPIAIASFAAMEKGVLVSCSAGNAGPLPLGTLHNGIPWILTVAAGTIDRSFTGTLTLGNGLTITGWTMFPASAVVQNLPLIYDKTLSACNSSELLSGAPYGIIICHNTGYIYGQLGAISESEVEAAIFISDDPKLFELGGLDWPGVVISPKDAPALIDYAKTGNKPRATMTFQQTIVNTKPAPAVAFYTSRGPSPSCPTILKPDVMAPGSLVLAAWVPNRETARIGTGLSLSSDYTMVSGTSMACPHASGVAALLRGAHPEWSVAAIRSAIVTTANPYDNTFNHIRDNGLNFTIASPLAMGAGQIDPNGALDPGLVYDATPQDYVNLLCSMNFTKKQILTITRSNTYTCPKTSPDLNYPSFIALYSQNDNKSTTVVQKFQRTVTNVGDGTATYHATVIAPRGSKVTVSPTTLVFEKKYEKQSYTMSIKYKSDKDGKISFGWLTWIEDDGEHTVRSPIVVSPNSDFSVLVLLYVWLLLIPISHLVSTLAQSDTYIVHMDLSAMPKAFSGHHSWYMATLASVSDNTAATANPYSSSYSSKLIYSYTNVIHGFSAILSPSELEALKSFPGYISSFPDLPVKADTTHSAKFLGLNSNSGAWPMSNYGKDVIIGLVDTGIWPESESFNDDGMTEIPSRWKGACESGTQFNSSMCNKKLIGARFFNKGLIAKHPNVSISMNSTRDTDGHGTHTSTTAAGNYVEGASYFGYGSGTASGMAPRARVAMYKALWDVGAVASDIIAAIDQAIIDGVDVMSLSLGLDGVLLYEDPIAIATFAALEKDIFVATSAGNEGPFLGTLHNGIPWVLTVAASTMDRQFSGIVTLGNGVSVIGSSLYPANSSFSQIPIVFMGSCEDLTELKKVGFKIVVCQDQNDSLSIQVDNANTARVAGGVFITDYPDIEFFMQSSFPATFVNPENGKVVMDYIKTSSEPKASIEFSKTILGAKRAPRMATYSSRGPSPSCPVVLKPDLTAPGALILASWPKINPVADVNSRLLYSEFNLLSGTSMACPHAAGVGALLKGAHPEWSPAAIRSAMMTTSDSLDNTLNPIKGIGDDNQPASPLAMGSGHINPNKALDPGFIYDVNLEDHINLLCALNYSTKQIQIITRSSSYTCSDPSLDLNYPSFIASFDANDSRSDSKTVQEFRRTVTNVGEAMSTYNAKLTGMDGFQVSVVPDKLVFKDKYQKLSYKLRIEGPSLMKETVAFGSLSWVDVEAKHVVRSPIVATRLSLVAL